From the genome of Primulina huaijiensis isolate GDHJ02 chromosome 11, ASM1229523v2, whole genome shotgun sequence:
gtctctctctctctctctctctctctctctatatatatatatatatatatatataacaaaatcaCGAAACTGAAAATCACGAAACTGAAAACTAGCTAGTCACTGATATTAGAAATTGCTGGTCCTTATTAGTGGGCATTTAATGATGTACTTTCttcgaaaacaaaaaaattgcaaGCACTAAACCATTACACACGCCACGTTAACACACCAAAAACCGAGAAAAaattcggaaaaaaaaaaagcNtatgtgtgtgtgtgtgtgtatatatatatatatatattattttatgtctaaaatttttaatttttgtatgcTATTATTATATGCTTAGCTGTCTATACTGATAcaaaaaattaacaattttttttttccttttataatTTGAAGACTCAAATTTTAAGCTCAATTTTTTTACATGTTATTAGTATCTAAGTATACACTCTATAACCTTATGTATATGCTTTTTCTTCACGAGTTACGAACGTCATACACTTTGATTAATAATCATTacaattcattttaattaatgcTTCATCTTTCGTAATCtctaaaaaaatccaaaatgtCATCAAATTTTAGGTTCGTTTTTTCGTTCAATATTGGTCGAtcattcaattattttataatcTTATGTTTTTTCCAACCGATAATGAATTTATGCTTATTTTTCGAAcgtatattttatatatcatattttgttTTGCTTTCAGATTTTGTCCACGCTGTTATTCATCATTTTTATGACGTTTTCCCATTAATTATCAATGTTATTGGCTGTGCGTAACTTGTGTTCAAATTTTATGACACATTATTTTTAGTTGTCGATTAATCagtgttaattttttttgttttattaattataatatattgttgCCTATACTGAACCAAAATCCTGGCTCCGCCCCTGATTGAAACCGAATTCAAGCAAAAAAGTattaaaaatttcaagtttcGACTTTACTCGAGTTCGACCGTACCtaattaaaacttaaatttttgtTCATATTCATTAGACTCAAAGTATAATTTATGTAATTCgaatcttaaaattttattcatatcCATCTCAATTTAGTTAGTTTACGATAAGATCAGTAGATACAATACAGTACAATTATAGGTATATTTTAATCACGCGAGCACGTGATCTGACCCTTCAAAACCTACCTAATAATAGATTACGACTCATCGGTTGACTTTGCTTTCGGGAACCTAAGATAATGGttctttataaaatataataataataatcaaatgtGATTAAGCATATATAATCACAAACAATGGTATCACTAACTGCAGGCTTGTGAGTTATGACACacatttttgtttcattttaagctaataaatatcattttggCAACATAATACATTATAATGTATGCAGAAAGGCCAACACTTCACGACCTTCCTTGTTAATTAGTTCTACCCGATTGAGTTCAACCTACCTTATGATATTATTTCAGTACAAAAATTTctgtgagacatatattttatttaagttattatgaaaaaatattatttttatacaaaaaatgttacattttattgtaaatattaacatgattgacccgtctcacgaataaatatcCGTGAGACCATTTCacaataaacatatttttattccaaataaatatcaaaaaatCCCCGTTACTTACATTTAAGTAAGTTTGATCGGTTTCCAAATCTGAACTTGTAACATTTAGATTTACCAAAGAAGCCCAATTAAAATTTCGGGTAATAGATATGGGCCCACGGGCTGTAGGACAAGAAACTTTTTGAAATATGATAGGCAGGGGCgttaatatgtttttatgtaAATTCAAAAGACCTTACATCGTTGAGATGTTATAAAATATACATTAAAGAATTTTCATAtccgaaaattcaaaaaaaattatattttccaaATATATACACTAACAACTAAATACAATATTTTGTGTACTATTATTTTGTGTATACGTGCAAAACAaatttccagtattttagaaaaaaatcaacaacaaaaagaaaaaaagtacgCAACGtttggtttttctttttaaaactccCTCTTACTTGTAAAAACATATTCTAATTTTCTAAAGAAAAGCACCACTCTCTTATTGTTATATTCCCTTAtattacttaaaaaattcaattaccattaaaaaaattataatattttttcaaaacaaCCGTACATGTTAGTCCCTCGTGCATGTATttggaaaaaaagaagaaaaaatcacCTTATCTAAAAAATACCATATCTAATTAAACCGACTATATTTGGTCAGCATAGCCTAGCCTCTTCCTTGTGGGAAAACATTAAGAAGAGTAaagaaaatcacattttttgtGTTTAAATGCTGTAAACTTTTCTATAGATTGATTTTTCGACAATTTTAATCGATAAAATTAATAAACCTAAacgtttattaaaaaataattgcaaATAGTTTATATTTTGGCATATGNATATTTTATATTGACAAAGAAATACTTTTTCAGCAATTGCAAATAGACACGATCGACACCTTCCACAAAATATATCTAACGAGAATGGGCCCCAAGGAAATAAATTGTCTCATGGAGGTGGAAACTCAACTTGAAAGGAATATAAGCTAGCTAGGGATGGCAACTTTATTATAAtgttttcatatatttattatataaggACGGACTATGGACTATCACCTTTGATTATGATTTTTACATGTATATATCTGAAGTGTTTATTTCATGATGCGATGAAATATCGATATGCGTATAATCAAATCATAATGTCAgctttcaataaaatattagataTACGTATAACATAATGATGTTACGAAATGAGGATAATTACTCCAAGTATAGCATAAACTAAGCCCTTAAATTACTATTCTGAACTCCAATTAAAATGCAATATATTCATGGTTTCAAATTGAAAAGAAACAGGAGATTATGAAAATCAAAGCactgaaatttcataaattgtgAAACTCAATATCTAAGCTATTGGAAGATGGGTAAATAAAATAGTCAACAACTagcaaatataaatattttttttctttcaaagtgATGTGGGTCATATGAagaaattttcttatattttatttggtaaAAGTCGATTATTTTTTCCTCTAAATAGAAAGCTCAATAAATAAACTTATGCTTAAACATTATAATGACGTGGATCGTTTGAAATTTAACAAAGAGATAAGGTAGAGTGCTTGGACTGAAATTGTAGCCTGAAATCGTGGAACATTTACAAGTTAGAAAGTCCAATTTATTAGGtcacatattattttttcaaaaaagaaataGTTGTCAACAACAAGAAGATTTGTTCAAGGGATAATATCAACGAATTGAATGAAGCTTGTCATATTGTCTTAGTTATTGTTTGGTACATGAGATAAgagagattgataaataatcttcTTTATCTCACGTTTGGTACATTTTTAGAAAgcgtgataaataattttatacaaggataaaatatcccttttatgatatgtgataattttaatttaatgataaaaacaccacaaatgacttcATTAgcatcaatatataaaaatcctaaactttaaaaatatgatCACATCCTATATGTGAGCGAGTTCTAAATTAGTATCACTAGATGATAattatatacatgatttttataaatctctgcTAGTaggtagaaattaaaatcaataaaatatttttatatatattatataatatgataattatataaatgaactcgagataattatataaataatttttataaatatcaataaaattattagtaccacttgattaaccttaaaaattgatatttgacttgactcacaaaatcaaggactcaattatcatattatataatatataaaattaggtaaaaaataaataaatatgaactcaagcaacaattatgaaattataaaatttattatgataaagttaattttgtcattagaatctaatatataaatttaataactcttattaaaatcataccaaacatttaaatataatatcatacatcttatttatccttaacttatcattatattatatatcacatgtttatcctatcatgtgtaccaaactatgcttaaatatacaaattatttGGATACGATAAACAAATTTGAAGTGAAATTATATTTGTGCTTGACCAAAACTTGAATTATATAGTTAACTTATCATGTATCGGCTTTACCtcccaaaaattatatatgtatatagcaGGTATCTCGATATATATATCGCTATATTCAGTTCAGTGTCAATTACTGACTAAAATCAACTTTTTGTTTTGGGAAATAAAAGCAGCTTTTAAAAGTTACCATTATATTTGTCTTATTTTCACGTAGGAATATGATAAATTAAATCACACAAATAAGTGATAAATGAACTTTTTTATTTACTGTGTGTGCATAGGGCCGGGACGTCCATGGTAAGCAGAAACATTTCCCACGTATTAATCATGTTCAGTTCAATCGATACGAATTCTAGTCGAGTCAAAAGTTGCAGCTGCATGGCTCTTTCAGTGTGGTTATACCGCATACATACATTGTATTTGCGtatctttttaatttaattctcATTAATAATCCCCTAAACCTAAGAGATAAATAACATTACTATATATTTGATGTTAATAACAAAGCAAACAAACATTTCTTTCATCGCATATCTCGGGATCGATGTTAGATTTTCCATACAATTATTTTAATCGTCACTTTGAGTTAATAAAAAAGTTACTTAAATAAACAGCACTCCTAAGTTGTCAACACAAGTgtcaagaaaaaattatatataaccGTAATAATCGATGCtagttaaattaatttatataaaagaaGAATTTTTAATGAAACCTACACAAAGTATTCGAGATTCGCCCTTTAGTACGCTGTACGCGTGTTTAAATTCCCCCCTCCAACCCCCAACTGTCCCTATATGAGACCCGTCCCCACTATAACCCAGATTCCTAGACTTCTACAAAAATAACTCTTGTAAACCCAAAATCAGATGTTATATAGTTCACGACGAAACTTGGTTTCAACTTCTGTGCTTCTTTtcttatgtatgtatgtatgtgtatAAATATATGCTGCGTGTGCGTccgtgatatatatatatatatacacatacacaGAACACGGTTTGGTGTAATATATATCCTAGGCATTTGATGGTTTGTTTCTGTTTTCTGGTGGACCAGAAGAGGGTGATGCGGCGGAGCAAGCCGGTGGCGGGGATGTGTTCGCGGTGCCGACACAGCGCATTGGTGGCTGATATGAAAACCTTGACGAGGTTTTGTTACATCCCATTTTATTGGAAATCGTGGAAAGCCATCGTATGTAGCTTCTGCGGCTCCATTCTCAAATCTTATCGGTGAGCCGTGAGCTTGATCATGATCGTCGTACGGTGCATGAacatgcatttttttaaaaaataaataaataaataaaaatttcgaaCGCTCCTTTTAAATTCATGcacgaattaattaatcaaatattgTATGGATTTAGTTTTGATCTGTATATCTCATGCTCCATGTACATGGATACGATTTTATAATATCCCAAGCTATAGCAGATTAGAAGCTTTGACTGGTGTAaccctttttttttatatgtgcaTTAATTTGACTCTAATTAGTTATTACAACCCATCTTTAGAGTTTATTTCATACTAAACGATTATATATANTATATAAAAGATAGATTGGTATGGTTGAAGTAAAAAacaatacttttaacataaaaaaattatttttcacaaGTCGAATTGAATAGAAAATCTGTATAACAAAAATGATCTATAAAATAGTTTGataaaaatttttatgcatattttaATAATGAGCATAGACTATGATTACATAGTTAgaaacaaattaattaagtgCAGTTCTGGATTAATATCATTTAGTATTGCTGGAAATAGTTATTTAAACATTTTACATACGCAACCTTTGATGTACAAACACAAAGCCAAATTGAGTACAAATTTTACCATGTTTAAGGGGGTGTATTGGTTATAGACTTTTATGGAGTTTAAAAGTCTAGAGGTATTCAAACTAGACTTTTATATACTTCATAAAAGTTTAGTGATATTCAATGTAAActtttgtagaattttaaaaagtcatgtggtattcaaacttgacttttaaaaactatacaaaagtctataggtattcaaaatgtcaatagacttttaatgactcTATGGAATTCTATTAAGTACAAGAATTATAGCCTAAGGTACAACAATAAAATGTCAACAAAAGTCTTTGATTCAACCTAAAGATTTGTATGTACATTTAATTGAGAAATCCCCTAAATTCACATACTCAATACAAActttcattcttttctcatctatttatttttctttttatttgtgctctttaaaaacataattaaaatttaattttttttattaattattatataacattttatttttaattatttttttaaattttagttaatctatatcttaaattattgtataagcaaattcataccgatactataccaaaattttcggtataccgaaccaaaaaaaccttacattttaaaaaaagttataatttattgttttaaaatattatatattttaaattttttttatatttttccgtTAATTCggtatataccaaaattttcaaatcggatatcgttaccgtaccgaaaaattcggtattgttaccgtaccgtaccgaaatctttgATATACttaaaattcggtaaattcaatattttttttgttacggtaatttcggtatacctaaaattcggtattttttcctaCCCCTAACAGGGCTTGTATTGGCATGTGCTATATTACACAATTTTCTTTGAAAGAAGTGTCaatttgatgaatttcaaattgaactaTATAATGAAGCTCAATTGTCTTCATCAGCACAAGTTTATGAAGGTGACGACTTTGATCAGTTATTTAATACTCAAAAACAACAACGAGCAAATGCTAATGCATGGAGGGATACCATAGCCAATGGAATGTAGAACAATGTTGATCAAATTGTCAGTaatgattagattttttttataaaaagctactcattattttgagtgttcttttaataaaattttattatgaacttataaaaatattgttcattaatatgttgaattgacataaagaattgaaattttgatttcaataaaTTGGATAGTTAATTTGTcgtttttcataaattaaattgatttaacttttaagtaagtaaaattcatttacattcataaataaaaaaaaaatttaaaattgaagaggttatctatgtccaataattattttaaaaaaattaataacaaataaatcacaattataaactacaaaattcacataattctatgaaaaaatttacaaaagtctACAAAAATCTCGAAAAAAAGTCTATAAAAGTCTATgaaatttgttttacaattcTATGAGATtctataaaagtcaataaaaatccatCAACTCCACAAAAatccatcatttaaaaaaatcattaaaagtctTTGAAAGTATAGAATGAATACACCCCTTAGTCTTTTCAAATACACATGCCTTAAACAAATGTTGACTATGTATATCTCCTAAAAATCTACCGTAATTTTTAGTGCATTAATTCATGGACTGGCGGATAGAATCGGTAACCAAAAGTCGTTCCACTCTATATTAGCTAcgttaatatataaaatatattttgatatagcTGGTTCCTACCTGGATGAATCCAACAATCGAAAGAGATGACTTGGTGGATCCAAATTAGGTTAGAGTAATTTGTCatactctttaaataaataaatgttcaaTTAAAGTATATAATTTTTGTAGAACATAAATTTCACCTTTCAAAATCGACAGTGATTTTCTTATATCAGTATCGACCCATCCCTCTCCCTAGTTAATATAATGGTTCTTTCTCAATGTCGACAAGTAGCAAGTTCCAAGGACgaaaatttcatataaaaagtaagaaattttaaaaataaaaaataaaacttaattGAGCAGGAAttccaaattaaattttaaaaagatttctTTTTCATCTAAACCTAATTTAAGATTAGTAGTTTTGTGACgtgataaaatttatattattttaaaaaaattataaataaggttttaaattttatttgattaatttgtGCGCACCCACACTTTAAATTAGTggtaaatattaattaattgtctCTTTCAAACTATAAGCATGTATTATTAAAGATCATTATCAAATCAAGCAGTTActcaatttttccttttctttcttttttttctaaataacaCATGCTCAGACTATACTACACATCGAGTTTTACTCCAGACACAGTATAGGCCATTGATATGCATGGATTccacataaaatatcatgttgAGCCATATGTTTTTTTACGACTTGAAAATCTACAGTCGTTACCTTTCGATGCATATTGAAGAAACTTCGGCGTAACACAATAGTCTGCAAACCACGTCAGCCAAGTAAAATGCATTGAACATCCTTGTGTGACATACTTGCCTGATAAAGTATTGGTAAGAAGAATCAAACGTCTAACCATTGATTAAATGCTCATTTACTTCACTAACTTGAATATTCTCGAGAGCAAgatcatatatttttaatcgTTCTCACTCCAGCTGTCTAAGGCATAAATTTTCCCTTGAATGACTTATAGTGGTTGGAAAGAAAATAGAAACTAACGTGAATGGCGGGATCCTATAATGAAAATTACGAACAAcgaattattattatgtttttgcTTACATAATTTATGCTAGTAATATAATACTATAAAACATGATGATAAGTATATTAATTATTACATAACTAATAATAAAATGGGTACaagtaataaattttaattctttaaaattagagtaggtgtcttgtgagacggtctaacgaatttttatatgtgagacggatcaaccctatcgatattaacaataaaaagtaatactcttagcataaaaagtaatactttttcatggatgacccaaataagatatccgtctcacaaaatacgacccatgagactgTCTCACCCAATTTTTTACCTTAAAACTAATATCGGATTCAAGTATTCCAACCGCAACCAGCATTTACTACAAACATGCATAATTATatagtttatttatatattaaataaaggacaataaaaatttacatttatCTAATCGATCATATTATTTACATGCAATTATGGTTTAGATCCCGCCACAATATtagtgaaaaatatgaaaaaaaaagggTACTATTAATTATTCTTCggtgattgatttgatttgcgTTTTAGAAAAAGTGCCAAAAACACATTGAAAAAGAGAAACATATGGGGACGTCGGTATTTGATGGCCATGTGCGGCTATTATTGTAAAATATTCccccctttttttttatttgtaacggacgtctatttttttttaaaaaaaaaaaaacggccCAATAGTCAAAAAAATACGTAATTGCTTTTTGCATGGTCAATAAATTTTAGGTCATTTATTTATCagataacataatatattagtAGTATATATTGTATTCTGATTATCTGTTTCATTGTttctataattaaaatattaacacaacatattaaattatttttaatactaTTACTTTATGTAATTGGGACCATCTTTCACTAAAAATACACTATGTTTTTGTATTtctataataattttatgttgGATTAACATCACAGCTGTCTACGTCTATTTACTGTTTGCAATTGGAATGTGGTGCTAGGAAAGCAACATGAGATGTGTaatgccccagattcgacgactgtcctcactgtaccaatatgagtcttttcagcgtgtttatgtcctcactcacacgcatcctaggaacttcccaggaggtcacccatcccagaattgcctcaaatcaagcacgcttaactttgaagttcttatgtgatgagctaccgaaaagaagatacaccttcgtggtatgagtagtacatatcaaatcttttaagccctcttcaactgtacagtccattacattgaacagtctcgtaATCCCTcgccttccggtgtaagatcgattcattcatgttccctccgcctagaagcctgccaagagccgctcattgtccgtgcaacctcatggcaccgacgatcaccccccgccctcttcggcccccgGCCTCACAAGATGTATCCAAATTGATTTAAGGTAGCATACGGTGTTCTCTACTGTTACCATTTCTTTCTAAATGCAATCCATTCAATTTTTgtcataacaaaaataatttcacttaaaaatcattatttttcctgtcaaaatttttattttgctacTCAATATGAGCATTTATTGCGTCAAACATGTTTAAATTGATTCATATACCGTaggaatattaaattttatagataactaaaaaattattattattttttataattttagtgtagttgtttcttgatttaaacattttaattatgaatgatttgatttgaaaattttgggtgaGAACACTGAATAAACTTTGTTAAATGTACATCCACAGAAAGTTGTGATAAAAGATTACTTTGTTAAATATtgattaatctttttttttgaaaaaaataaataaattataaagagGATCACCTCCTCCTCATGTAACGCCGTCAAATCG
Proteins encoded in this window:
- the LOC140988989 gene encoding uncharacterized protein, giving the protein MVCFCFLVDQKRVMRRSKPVAGMCSRCRHSALVADMKTLTRFCYIPFYWKSWKAIVCSFCGSILKSYR